One genomic segment of Kordiimonas sp. SCSIO 12603 includes these proteins:
- a CDS encoding TolC family protein: protein MMKSASVAVALLGLGACATYTQDSGLGGVNDDLRARTGEVIARSELAQPALPFEGEITATDVVKSALQYNAELQASLEELNMASAAEVQAGLLINPTFEGEFVFGDETALDFDLAFNITQLLTRGRRIKVAKAELEEAKLKTTEAIVRTVAEAKRAALMLWQAERALELMQEMHTVRKAGAEIGTELKRVKNITDGQYAKLKRQAVEASLAAASAELMVYGARERLSTIAGRPLSPVASVGTDGLPPASEGMEMGTFLGAVIEKNLILEAKRAQLRAQAARLGLAKVDVWFEHLEAAAVLEREEGEVKEGFAIGLPVPIFDWGQVRTGKAKAALKAMEYQYKAMLLELSNKADAQHRYTRMLKMADAEFGSGMRQEAEEEFSFREQQMAAMQIGPLMLLDAKIQQLMTEYNALNLKGKYLDAEIISGALLSGVSLEMGAVNMPGMAAAEEGGH, encoded by the coding sequence ATGATGAAATCTGCCAGTGTGGCAGTGGCCCTTTTGGGGCTTGGCGCCTGCGCAACATATACGCAGGACAGTGGCCTCGGCGGGGTGAATGATGATCTCCGTGCCCGCACAGGAGAAGTAATTGCGCGCTCGGAACTCGCACAGCCCGCGCTTCCGTTTGAAGGGGAAATTACCGCCACAGATGTGGTGAAATCCGCACTTCAGTATAATGCAGAATTGCAGGCAAGCCTTGAAGAACTGAACATGGCATCCGCCGCAGAGGTGCAGGCCGGACTGCTGATCAACCCCACCTTCGAGGGGGAGTTTGTTTTTGGGGATGAAACGGCGCTTGATTTCGATCTCGCTTTTAACATTACCCAGCTTTTAACCCGTGGTCGCCGTATTAAGGTGGCGAAAGCGGAACTTGAAGAAGCAAAGCTTAAAACCACAGAAGCGATAGTACGCACGGTAGCGGAGGCAAAACGCGCTGCGCTTATGCTCTGGCAGGCAGAGCGTGCGCTTGAACTGATGCAGGAAATGCATACGGTGCGGAAAGCGGGTGCAGAAATTGGCACTGAGCTCAAGCGCGTGAAAAACATCACTGATGGCCAGTATGCGAAACTGAAACGTCAGGCCGTTGAGGCATCGCTGGCTGCCGCGTCTGCTGAGCTCATGGTCTACGGCGCGCGGGAGCGGCTTTCCACCATCGCTGGTCGTCCGTTAAGCCCGGTAGCATCTGTAGGCACAGACGGTTTGCCGCCAGCCAGTGAGGGCATGGAAATGGGCACATTTTTGGGCGCAGTGATTGAGAAAAACCTCATTTTAGAAGCAAAAAGGGCACAACTTCGGGCACAGGCTGCACGCCTTGGCCTCGCAAAAGTGGATGTGTGGTTCGAGCATCTTGAAGCGGCTGCCGTGCTGGAGCGGGAAGAAGGCGAGGTGAAAGAAGGCTTCGCAATTGGCCTGCCTGTACCGATTTTTGACTGGGGGCAGGTGCGTACGGGTAAAGCAAAAGCCGCGCTTAAAGCCATGGAATATCAGTATAAAGCGATGCTGCTTGAGCTTTCTAACAAGGCGGATGCCCAGCACCGTTACACCCGAATGCTCAAGATGGCAGACGCGGAATTTGGCAGCGGTATGCGGCAGGAAGCGGAAGAAGAATTTTCTTTCCGAGAGCAGCAGATGGCGGCGATGCAGATTGGCCCCCTAATGCTTCTGGACGCAAAAATACAGCAACTGATGACAGAATATAACGCTTTGAACTTAAAGGGAAAATATCTGGATGCTGAAATTATCTCTGGCGCGCTCCTTAGCGGTGTAAGCCTTGAGATGGGTGCAGTGAATATGCCAGGCATGGCAGCCGCGGAAGAGGGAGGCCACTAA
- a CDS encoding DUF962 domain-containing protein: protein MRNWFYEQMAMYSAYHRDYRNQLTHHLGVPMIVFSIMVLLSPIELMQFESGPLNLATVLMAGLLLFYILSAPLVGTIATFIYGGLLYFANIVGQTNMEIVLKIFGVFFVGGWAIQFTGHIYEGRKPALFDNILQIFMAPSFLIAEVLFLLKLEKGLKAEIEERMPAYLPEAKEE from the coding sequence ATGCGTAACTGGTTTTATGAGCAGATGGCTATGTATTCTGCTTATCACAGGGATTACAGAAACCAACTGACCCACCATCTTGGTGTGCCGATGATTGTGTTTTCCATTATGGTGCTGTTGTCACCGATTGAGCTGATGCAGTTTGAATCCGGTCCGCTTAATCTGGCGACGGTTTTGATGGCTGGGCTTTTGCTGTTTTATATTTTATCAGCGCCACTTGTGGGGACGATCGCAACCTTTATTTATGGCGGGTTACTGTATTTTGCGAACATCGTTGGCCAGACCAATATGGAAATTGTGCTGAAAATCTTTGGCGTATTTTTTGTGGGCGGTTGGGCTATCCAGTTTACCGGGCATATTTATGAAGGCCGGAAACCAGCACTTTTCGATAATATTCTCCAGATATTTATGGCCCCATCTTTCCTGATTGCAGAAGTGCTATTCCTTCTGAAGCTGGAAAAAGGTTTGAAGGCGGAAATTGAAGAGCGGATGCCTGCTTATCTTCCTGAAGCCAAAGAGGAATAG
- a CDS encoding antibiotic biosynthesis monooxygenase, which yields MISRVFKAKIADGRYSDFQINFRKIALPLIKSHDGLLSLSAGRLPDDADHDFMLVTNWESLEHVKAFAGDDWQEPLIPSGMDTFMEEVWLDHYDLFEHA from the coding sequence ATGATTTCACGGGTATTTAAAGCTAAAATAGCAGACGGTAGATATAGCGATTTTCAGATTAATTTCCGGAAAATCGCGCTGCCGCTGATCAAATCACACGACGGGTTATTATCACTTTCAGCAGGGCGCCTGCCTGATGATGCTGACCATGATTTTATGCTGGTTACCAATTGGGAAAGCCTTGAACATGTAAAAGCGTTTGCGGGCGATGACTGGCAGGAACCACTTATCCCATCAGGTATGGATACTTTTATGGAAGAAGTATGGCTCGATCATTATGATCTGTTTGAGCACGCTTAA
- the cls gene encoding cardiolipin synthase, translating into MNLEAWIWPDGVLIAAVVLIAQILASIQIMRTKEEVRSAVSWLGLVWLAPIFGLLMYLLFGINRIQRRARLSREKRGLRPRSGELVDPGGPQIIDGMPDAPNRWRAHDRLSGRVSAQQLALGNKITPLEGGRQAYDAMIKAIDGAEHTVALTTYIFQADQAGRRFVAALARAKDRGVEVRVLVDAVGNLYGFKPVSNLLRRLNVPVTSFNPARFSWRLAFFNLRTHRKLLIIDGKLGFAGGMNIRKHHLERSDGTPRVRDTHFALEGPIVTQMMDAFADDWAFSSGEELPEEKWLPPITPIEGGNPARAIADGPDERRQKTAMIIESALASARKHVQIITPYFLPEQALIEALKQASLRGVQVDILVPEKSNLPMFGMAAMSGVRQLVQAGCNLYMSKPPFDHSKLMVVDKRWSLFGSSNWDARSLKLNFEFNVEIYDEAFNSQLRSWVSERFTSAKLMNLEALNKRPRYKRILGRILWLASPYL; encoded by the coding sequence ATGAATTTAGAGGCATGGATATGGCCTGACGGGGTGCTGATAGCGGCAGTTGTGCTTATTGCGCAAATTCTTGCCAGCATCCAGATTATGCGCACCAAAGAGGAAGTAAGGTCAGCGGTATCGTGGCTAGGCCTTGTTTGGCTTGCTCCTATCTTCGGGCTTTTGATGTATCTTCTTTTCGGCATCAACCGCATCCAGCGTAGAGCTAGGTTATCTCGGGAAAAACGCGGCCTGCGCCCCCGTTCAGGTGAACTTGTTGATCCGGGTGGCCCTCAGATTATCGACGGTATGCCAGATGCACCGAACCGCTGGCGCGCGCATGACAGGCTTTCTGGTCGTGTGAGCGCGCAGCAACTGGCGCTCGGCAACAAAATCACCCCGCTTGAAGGTGGCCGCCAAGCTTATGACGCGATGATAAAAGCGATTGATGGTGCTGAACATACAGTTGCGCTCACCACCTATATTTTTCAGGCAGATCAGGCAGGTAGGCGTTTTGTAGCGGCTCTTGCCCGCGCAAAAGATAGAGGCGTGGAAGTACGAGTGCTAGTGGATGCTGTTGGCAATCTTTACGGCTTCAAACCGGTTTCAAACCTGCTCAGGCGGCTCAATGTTCCGGTTACTTCCTTTAATCCGGCACGTTTTTCCTGGCGGCTTGCTTTCTTTAACCTGCGCACTCACCGGAAACTGCTGATCATTGACGGAAAACTAGGTTTTGCGGGTGGTATGAATATCAGGAAGCATCACCTTGAACGTAGTGACGGTACACCGCGCGTGCGCGATACACATTTCGCGCTTGAAGGCCCCATTGTCACCCAGATGATGGATGCCTTCGCAGATGACTGGGCTTTCTCAAGCGGCGAAGAATTACCAGAGGAAAAATGGCTGCCTCCAATCACACCAATTGAAGGCGGAAATCCGGCACGAGCCATCGCTGATGGCCCGGATGAACGCCGCCAAAAAACAGCGATGATAATTGAAAGCGCACTGGCTTCGGCGCGTAAACATGTGCAAATTATCACGCCCTATTTTCTGCCGGAACAGGCACTCATTGAAGCTCTGAAACAAGCATCACTGCGCGGAGTTCAGGTTGACATTCTCGTGCCAGAGAAAAGTAATCTTCCCATGTTCGGTATGGCAGCTATGTCTGGCGTACGACAACTGGTGCAGGCTGGATGTAACCTTTATATGTCCAAACCACCATTTGATCATTCGAAGTTAATGGTTGTGGATAAGCGCTGGTCGCTGTTCGGGTCTTCAAACTGGGATGCGCGGTCTCTGAAACTGAATTTTGAATTCAACGTGGAAATTTATGATGAAGCCTTTAATTCACAGCTTCGCAGCTGGGTTTCAGAACGCTTCACGTCAGCGAAACTGATGAACTTGGAAGCCTTAAACAAACGCCCAAGATACAAGCGTATCCTGGGCCGAATTCTCTGGCTCGCAAGCCCTTATCTATAA
- a CDS encoding M20/M25/M40 family metallo-hydrolase gives MFNKILVLLTAVLCVVTAAKADDKTEAAILKAVETGMPQALSTLEKAVNINSGTMNFAGVRAVGDVFIKELDELGFKTEWAPGESFNRAGHLVASRGTKGPKILMIGHLDTVFAKGDAFQKFEPLLGGKIKGPGITDMKGGDVIIIAAMRALKAAGVLDDVSIRIVMTGDEEASGRPLTASKKALVDAAIWADIALGFEDGDGNVKTAVVARRGSVNWSLDVTGRAAHSSQIFTDEVGYGAVFEAARILNGFREKLSTVENLTFNPGRIVGGTRTTEDAATATGTAFGKNNVVAKTLRVTGGIRALSPEQLEAAKAEMHKIASENLAHTSAKLVFGDGYPPMAPTEGNYKLLSLYSKVSEDLGYGEVIAVNPRRAGAADISFAADHVEMALDGLGLMGMGGHTKDETADMESFKRNTEKAALLIYRLSQ, from the coding sequence ATGTTCAATAAAATTCTTGTTCTACTTACGGCTGTTCTATGTGTGGTAACGGCTGCAAAAGCAGATGATAAAACCGAAGCTGCCATTTTGAAGGCGGTGGAAACAGGCATGCCGCAGGCCCTCAGTACCCTAGAAAAAGCGGTGAACATCAACAGTGGCACCATGAATTTCGCTGGCGTGCGTGCGGTGGGTGATGTCTTCATAAAAGAGCTTGATGAACTGGGCTTCAAAACTGAATGGGCACCGGGTGAAAGCTTCAACCGTGCGGGCCATCTTGTGGCTTCACGCGGCACGAAGGGGCCAAAAATTCTTATGATCGGGCATCTGGATACTGTGTTCGCGAAAGGCGATGCTTTTCAGAAATTTGAACCGCTCTTAGGCGGCAAAATAAAAGGCCCCGGCATCACGGATATGAAAGGCGGGGATGTTATCATCATCGCTGCCATGCGTGCGCTTAAGGCCGCAGGTGTGCTGGATGATGTCAGCATCCGCATTGTGATGACAGGGGATGAAGAAGCAAGTGGCCGCCCGCTTACCGCATCTAAGAAAGCGTTGGTGGATGCTGCCATTTGGGCAGATATCGCGCTCGGTTTCGAAGATGGGGACGGCAATGTTAAAACCGCTGTTGTGGCGCGCCGGGGCAGTGTGAACTGGTCCTTAGACGTTACAGGCCGTGCGGCCCACAGCTCTCAGATTTTCACTGATGAAGTAGGCTACGGCGCTGTGTTTGAAGCTGCCCGTATCCTGAACGGTTTCCGGGAAAAGCTTTCAACTGTTGAAAACCTCACCTTCAATCCGGGCCGTATTGTGGGCGGCACACGCACTACAGAAGATGCAGCTACGGCTACAGGCACGGCCTTTGGTAAAAACAATGTGGTGGCAAAAACGCTCAGGGTTACAGGCGGCATTCGTGCCCTATCGCCAGAGCAGCTGGAAGCCGCGAAAGCTGAAATGCATAAAATCGCCAGTGAAAATCTGGCGCATACCAGTGCCAAGCTGGTGTTCGGGGATGGCTATCCGCCAATGGCCCCAACGGAGGGCAACTATAAGCTCCTGTCGCTCTATAGCAAAGTAAGTGAGGATTTAGGCTACGGTGAAGTCATCGCCGTAAACCCGCGCCGGGCGGGTGCTGCTGATATCTCCTTCGCGGCTGATCATGTGGAAATGGCGCTTGATGGCCTCGGCCTTATGGGCATGGGCGGCCACACCAAAGATGAAACCGCGGATATGGAAAGCTTCAAGCGCAACACAGAAAAAGCCGCGCTGCTGATTTATAGATTGTCGCAGTAG
- a CDS encoding cation:proton antiporter family protein — translation MDFQWVAIALGDVAWISLAFILGLLSRSVGLPPLVGYLATGFLLNIYGIASGEMLEKLADLGITLLLFTVGLKLNLRVLARPQVWAVTSLHTAIVVVVFGFSIYALALAGVPFLSDLSLSHALLIAFALSFSSTVFVVKVLEERGEVASLHGQIAVGILIMQDIAAVAFLAISTGKWPSVWAALIVLLIPLRFVLHRLLQYVGHGELLVLYGFMLAMGGAELFELVGMKGDLGALALGLLIASHPKADEMAKTMLGFKDLFLLGFFLAVGLSGQPTLVAVTAGVLLAPLVFFKSALFFALLTRFRLRARTSLLASVNLTNFSEFGLIVAAIGVGNGWLDSQWLIAIATALSLSFAIAAALTTISRRIYRQKQSFWKSLQKDELIADDQPLDTKGATIAVIGMGGVGTGAYNTMRDKYGDTVIGIDIDPVTAKNHRKAGRNVLHGDSSDADFWDRIQADHSLELVMLAMPKFTTNLAVLEQLKQVSFEGRVAATAKFSDEATALKQAGADTVFNIYTEAGAGFAGHVVAQKAES, via the coding sequence ATGGATTTCCAGTGGGTCGCAATTGCGCTGGGTGATGTTGCCTGGATTTCCCTTGCTTTCATCCTTGGCTTATTGTCCCGCTCAGTGGGCCTGCCGCCACTGGTTGGCTATCTGGCAACAGGCTTCCTTCTGAATATATACGGTATCGCCAGCGGTGAAATGCTTGAAAAGCTGGCTGATCTGGGCATTACACTCTTACTGTTCACTGTGGGGCTCAAACTAAATTTACGGGTTCTTGCAAGGCCGCAGGTGTGGGCGGTAACAAGCCTTCATACCGCCATCGTTGTTGTTGTCTTCGGCTTCAGCATATACGCCTTAGCGCTCGCAGGCGTGCCGTTCCTGTCTGATCTCAGCCTCTCACACGCGCTGCTGATCGCTTTTGCGCTCAGTTTCTCCAGCACTGTGTTTGTGGTGAAAGTTCTTGAGGAAAGAGGTGAGGTTGCCTCCCTTCACGGCCAGATCGCCGTTGGTATCCTGATTATGCAGGATATCGCCGCCGTTGCGTTTCTCGCTATTTCCACCGGCAAATGGCCTTCCGTTTGGGCGGCGCTCATTGTTCTTCTTATCCCGCTGCGCTTTGTGCTGCACCGCCTATTGCAGTATGTAGGGCACGGTGAGCTGTTGGTGCTCTACGGTTTTATGCTCGCCATGGGCGGTGCGGAACTGTTTGAGCTGGTCGGCATGAAGGGTGACCTAGGGGCGCTGGCGCTCGGGCTTCTTATTGCCTCCCACCCTAAAGCAGATGAAATGGCTAAAACCATGCTTGGTTTTAAGGACCTGTTCCTGCTTGGTTTTTTCCTCGCCGTGGGCCTTTCGGGGCAACCAACGTTGGTTGCGGTAACTGCTGGTGTGCTGCTGGCACCGCTTGTTTTCTTCAAATCTGCACTGTTCTTCGCGCTTTTAACCCGCTTCCGCTTGCGGGCGCGCACGTCGCTGCTGGCATCTGTAAATCTCACTAACTTCAGTGAATTTGGCCTTATCGTGGCGGCCATCGGTGTTGGGAACGGCTGGCTTGATAGCCAGTGGCTTATTGCCATTGCTACAGCGCTTTCGCTTTCGTTCGCTATCGCTGCGGCGCTCACCACCATCTCCCGCAGAATATACAGGCAAAAACAGAGCTTCTGGAAATCACTTCAGAAGGATGAACTTATTGCGGATGATCAGCCGCTGGATACCAAGGGCGCCACCATTGCCGTAATCGGCATGGGCGGGGTTGGCACCGGGGCTTATAACACCATGCGGGACAAGTATGGTGATACGGTTATCGGTATTGATATTGATCCGGTAACGGCCAAAAATCACAGAAAGGCCGGGCGCAACGTGCTGCACGGCGATTCAAGTGATGCTGATTTCTGGGACCGTATTCAGGCAGACCATTCCCTTGAACTGGTGATGCTCGCCATGCCCAAGTTCACCACCAATCTGGCTGTGCTGGAGCAGCTTAAGCAAGTGTCTTTTGAAGGCCGCGTAGCAGCCACCGCCAAATTTTCCGATGAGGCAACAGCCCTCAAACAAGCAGGCGCAGATACGGTATTTAATATCTACACAGAAGCCGGCGCAGGCTTCGCAGGCCATGTTGTTGCTCAGAAGGCTGAAAGCTGA
- a CDS encoding GAF domain-containing protein encodes MQDGIYSKHLGADPHPVIDIGKWKQTANILSRLYGASCGTIVQLHEGEFKTVVVSDNEDNFLKVGDSWSLEIESFCRRIMETGEGLYVENAPCIEEWKHIPPVADGPVVSYLGLPIYWPDNTLFGTICVIDTKGTEYDSTLVDLMEQFRDLISKDLQLIENFERILSLAVKVAGDATLEEILTLLTRAQEATAIDKGMRCSVLLLEDGRYLRTGAGPSLPQFYMDAIDGVEIGPDVGSCGAAAYSGEMVIIENLNTHPNWEPFRELTQEAGLHACWSFPILSSKGEVMGVFAAYFPEPKTPSEQQIENIQATTFNLRIAIEHHRMLYELEEAKKVAEVANQAKLDFLNNMSHELRTPLNAIIGFSSIMEEGIMGPLNNAKYEEYIHDIKASGQFLLDMVNDILKISKIEADDMSRTPQPVEIKEIIEECVHILRPITAEKSLTYSSEIPETTPTIYADPRHLKQVTLNILTNAAKYTSEGDTITISAAETDDAVKLLITDHGPGISEKHLEEIFVPFKQFNDGYISSAGGVGLGLPLAKALMEKNGGGLEIESDVGKGTQVVIHVPQIVAAKQKTCGN; translated from the coding sequence ATGCAGGACGGCATTTATAGCAAACATCTGGGCGCTGATCCCCACCCGGTGATTGATATCGGGAAATGGAAACAAACTGCCAATATTCTTTCGCGCCTGTATGGGGCTTCCTGCGGTACGATTGTTCAGCTTCATGAAGGGGAATTTAAAACCGTTGTCGTAAGCGATAACGAGGATAATTTCCTGAAAGTAGGGGATAGTTGGTCCCTTGAAATTGAAAGCTTTTGCCGGCGCATTATGGAAACCGGTGAAGGGCTTTATGTGGAAAATGCTCCCTGCATTGAAGAATGGAAACATATCCCACCAGTGGCAGATGGGCCTGTGGTTTCCTATCTCGGGCTTCCGATTTACTGGCCTGATAACACGCTTTTCGGCACCATCTGCGTGATTGATACCAAAGGCACCGAGTATGACAGCACGCTCGTTGATCTGATGGAGCAATTCCGCGACCTGATTTCAAAAGACCTGCAGCTTATCGAGAATTTCGAACGCATTCTTTCGCTTGCTGTGAAAGTGGCGGGGGATGCGACCCTTGAAGAAATCCTCACACTCCTGACCCGCGCACAGGAAGCAACTGCCATTGATAAAGGCATGCGCTGTTCTGTGCTGCTGCTTGAAGATGGGCGGTATCTGCGCACCGGCGCAGGACCCAGCCTGCCGCAGTTTTATATGGATGCAATCGACGGGGTGGAAATTGGCCCCGATGTGGGGTCTTGCGGTGCGGCGGCCTATAGCGGTGAGATGGTGATTATAGAAAACCTCAACACCCACCCTAACTGGGAACCCTTCAGAGAGCTTACGCAAGAGGCCGGGCTTCACGCTTGCTGGTCTTTCCCTATTCTGTCTTCCAAAGGTGAAGTGATGGGGGTTTTCGCGGCTTATTTCCCTGAACCTAAAACACCTTCCGAGCAGCAGATTGAAAATATTCAGGCAACCACCTTTAACCTGAGGATCGCCATAGAACATCACCGTATGCTGTATGAGCTTGAGGAAGCTAAAAAAGTGGCCGAAGTTGCCAACCAGGCCAAACTCGATTTCCTCAACAATATGAGCCATGAACTTAGAACGCCGCTAAATGCCATCATCGGGTTTTCTTCCATTATGGAAGAAGGTATTATGGGCCCGCTCAATAACGCGAAATACGAAGAATATATCCATGATATCAAAGCATCCGGCCAGTTCCTTCTGGATATGGTGAATGATATCCTCAAGATTTCAAAGATTGAAGCTGATGATATGTCCCGCACACCGCAACCAGTGGAAATTAAGGAAATTATTGAGGAATGCGTACATATCCTGCGGCCGATCACGGCAGAAAAATCCCTCACCTACAGTTCTGAAATTCCAGAGACAACGCCAACCATTTATGCTGATCCGCGCCACCTGAAACAGGTAACACTAAACATCCTTACAAACGCCGCTAAATACACCTCTGAAGGTGATACCATTACTATTTCAGCGGCAGAGACAGATGATGCTGTAAAATTATTGATCACTGATCACGGGCCCGGGATTTCGGAAAAACATCTGGAAGAGATTTTCGTACCCTTCAAGCAGTTTAATGATGGCTATATTTCATCAGCCGGCGGTGTTGGGCTTGGGTTACCGCTCGCGAAAGCACTTATGGAGAAAAATGGCGGCGGGCTAGAGATTGAAAGCGATGTGGGCAAAGGCACGCAGGTGGTTATCCACGTGCCTCAGATCGTTGCGGCCAAACAGAAAACCTGCGGAAATTAA
- a CDS encoding crotonase/enoyl-CoA hydratase family protein, translating to MAYNTLDITTDENIMIIRLNRPDNMNAFTVEMGEEVINALDAADADDNIRAVIFTGNGRAFCAGMDLSTDGNVFGLDESVDASSPDMIKNRDSGGVMVLRMYRMKKPLIAAINGASVGVGTTLQLPMDVRIASTYAKFGFVFSQRGITLESCASWFLPRLVGMQKAIEWSYTGKVFGAEEALEGGLISEIVEPDQLLARAIEIARSFTKNTSPMSVALNRQLLWRMMGADHPMVAHAAESRTMYHTSKHDGKEGVQSFLEKRGPDFADQISNGAPAGFDWDAEPDFK from the coding sequence GTGGCTTATAATACGCTTGATATAACAACAGACGAAAACATCATGATCATCCGGCTGAACCGGCCCGATAACATGAACGCTTTCACTGTTGAAATGGGCGAGGAAGTCATCAATGCCCTCGATGCAGCTGATGCTGATGATAATATCCGCGCTGTTATTTTCACCGGGAATGGCAGAGCCTTCTGCGCCGGGATGGATCTATCCACCGACGGTAATGTTTTCGGCCTTGATGAAAGCGTGGACGCAAGTTCCCCTGATATGATTAAAAACCGTGATAGCGGCGGTGTGATGGTACTGCGTATGTACCGAATGAAAAAGCCGTTGATCGCCGCCATCAACGGTGCGTCCGTTGGTGTCGGCACAACACTGCAGCTGCCAATGGATGTGAGGATTGCATCCACCTACGCTAAGTTTGGGTTTGTTTTCTCCCAGCGCGGTATCACCCTTGAAAGCTGTGCCAGCTGGTTCCTGCCGCGCCTTGTGGGTATGCAGAAAGCCATTGAATGGTCTTATACGGGTAAAGTTTTCGGGGCGGAAGAAGCCCTTGAAGGCGGACTGATCAGTGAGATTGTGGAACCGGACCAACTACTTGCCCGTGCTATTGAAATTGCTCGCAGTTTTACCAAGAATACCAGCCCAATGTCTGTAGCGCTGAACCGCCAGCTTTTATGGCGTATGATGGGTGCAGATCACCCGATGGTGGCCCATGCCGCAGAAAGCCGGACCATGTATCACACCAGCAAACATGACGGCAAAGAAGGTGTTCAATCCTTCCTTGAAAAACGCGGACCTGATTTCGCGGACCAGATATCAAACGGCGCCCCAGCCGGGTTTGACTGGGACGCCGAACCTGATTTCAAATAA
- a CDS encoding multicopper oxidase family protein, giving the protein MTFSRRDTLKLGGALSLAGLAAGASRASQTVDPKASQAPGKPNVDYRPVITPNGSTLPYKLRDGVKVFHMIAEEVAHEFTPGLEANCWGYNGQVHGPTIEAVEGDTVRIYVTNKLPAATTVHWHGLIIPSGMDGVGGLNQHPIEPGETYVYEFKLIQHGTFMYHSHHDEMTQMAMGMMGMIVIHPRKPTGPLPDRDFVMMLSEWSIEPGTNRPDPNAMADFNVLTFNARCFPGTDALVAKQGERVRIRYGNLSAMDHHPVHLHGYAFKVTETDGGPIPKEAQWPETTVLVPTGATRTVEFIADNPGDWAMHCHMTHHVMNQMGHDLDLVIGADGDKLEEALNSALPGTMMMGSDGMGDHGKHVEMGHMNIPENSIPMVGANGPMGYITMGGMFTILKVRPDITSYDDPGWYEEKPEQQARLATDEELTADGIAL; this is encoded by the coding sequence ATGACATTTTCAAGAAGAGATACGCTTAAATTAGGCGGTGCGCTTTCGCTCGCGGGCCTCGCAGCTGGTGCTTCTCGTGCTTCGCAAACCGTTGACCCGAAGGCTTCTCAGGCGCCTGGTAAACCCAATGTGGACTACCGCCCGGTGATTACTCCAAATGGTTCCACGCTCCCTTATAAACTGCGGGACGGGGTGAAGGTTTTCCATATGATCGCGGAAGAGGTAGCCCATGAGTTCACACCCGGCCTGGAGGCAAACTGCTGGGGTTATAACGGGCAAGTCCACGGCCCAACCATTGAAGCGGTGGAAGGGGATACGGTTCGTATTTACGTAACCAACAAACTGCCGGCGGCCACTACTGTGCATTGGCACGGCTTGATTATCCCAAGCGGGATGGACGGCGTGGGCGGCCTTAACCAGCACCCGATTGAGCCCGGTGAGACATATGTTTATGAATTCAAGCTCATCCAGCACGGCACTTTTATGTATCATAGCCACCATGATGAAATGACCCAGATGGCTATGGGCATGATGGGTATGATTGTCATCCATCCGCGCAAACCTACGGGTCCGCTGCCGGACCGGGATTTTGTGATGATGCTTTCCGAGTGGTCTATTGAACCGGGCACAAATCGGCCAGACCCAAACGCTATGGCGGATTTCAATGTGCTTACCTTCAATGCCCGCTGTTTTCCCGGTACGGATGCGCTTGTTGCCAAGCAGGGTGAACGGGTGAGGATCAGGTATGGTAACCTTTCTGCGATGGATCATCACCCGGTCCACCTGCATGGTTATGCTTTCAAGGTAACGGAAACAGATGGCGGACCGATCCCGAAGGAAGCCCAGTGGCCGGAAACCACTGTTCTTGTGCCAACAGGAGCTACGCGCACCGTTGAATTTATCGCAGATAACCCTGGGGACTGGGCGATGCACTGCCATATGACTCACCATGTAATGAACCAGATGGGTCATGATCTAGATCTGGTGATTGGTGCTGATGGGGATAAGCTTGAGGAAGCACTGAATTCTGCCTTGCCGGGCACTATGATGATGGGATCAGACGGGATGGGAGACCACGGCAAGCATGTGGAAATGGGCCATATGAATATTCCTGAAAATAGTATCCCTATGGTCGGGGCAAATGGCCCAATGGGTTACATTACCATGGGCGGTATGTTCACCATTTTGAAGGTGCGGCCGGATATTACATCCTATGATGATCCGGGATGGTATGAAGAAAAACCTGAGCAGCAAGCGCGGTTAGCAACCGATGAGGAACTAACCGCTGACGGCATTGCGCTTTAG